The Deltaproteobacteria bacterium region TCGAACATTCAGCGACGTAAAGCACTCTATCAAAAACACGTTTTTAATTCTCCAATGTGGAACATAAATTGCATGTCTTAGGTCTTAGAAAAAGGGGGTGATTATCATGCCAGTTCAAAAATCAATGGCGAGCTCATCGCTCGCAGAAGTTATCGATCGTATTCTCGACAAGGGAATCGTGATCGATGCATGGGCCAGACTCTCTCTCGTCGGGATTGAGTTTTTAAGCCTAGAGGCCAGAGTGGTTGTCTCTGGAGTCGAGACCTATCTGAAGTATGCCGAAGCGATTGGTCTTACACAAACAGCGGCTCAGCCGGGTTAATTAGACAGGTTCAGGGAAAGAGAGGGTTTGCCGGGATAACCTCTCGAGCTTACTCCGCCAAACCAGGTCTCTTCTAAAGGAGGAAATTGTTATGAGGGACTTCGAAGAAATAAGGGACAGAACTGCAGAGATCGTTGCAAGTTATGATGAACGCATTTGCGCGGTATCCGACATCATTGAG contains the following coding sequences:
- the gvpA gene encoding gas vesicle structural protein GvpA, translating into MPVQKSMASSSLAEVIDRILDKGIVIDAWARLSLVGIEFLSLEARVVVSGVETYLKYAEAIGLTQTAAQPG